AACGGGACTGACGTCAGTCGCCGCCAAAGTCTGAGTAAGTCTGATGGCCACTCCAGGTGTTAAGCCCTGATCCGAAGTTCGTCCAACAGCGGCCACGCTTTGTCGGCGCTGGGTGTGTTGCTCTTCGCACTTCTGTACGAGAAGAAACACGGTGTCTTGGTGGAACGCCATATATGGCGTCCATTGTATTGCAAACAGCCACTGGCTTAACCCAGGATCGAGCCTATGAAGTCGGCGTGCCCGTTGACAAACGCGCCGATCTCGACGGCCGGTTTACCTGCAATCTGGACCCTATCGGGTGCAAAGAGTCCGTCGGCTGTGCCGATGGCTACCAGTCCATCGCGTCGGATCACTTGACCTGGTGCTTCCGTACCTTCAAGTGGACGTCCGCCGAGTATCTTGAGCGTCCGCTCACCCCATGCCGTGAAAGTTCCCGGCCAGGGGGTGAATGCGCGGACCTGCCGGTCGATCTCCACTGCCGACTTTGCCCAGTCGACGCGTCCGTCCTCTTTCTTGATTTGCGGCGCCCACGTCACGCCCTCGTCGGCCTGTGCGACCGGGTGGATCCGACCCGCCAGGAAGTCGTCAAGCGTCGGAATCAACAAACGCGCCCCCAGCTCTGACAACCGGTCGTGCAGCGATGCACCGGTCTCGTCGGGTGCGATGTCGATGGCTTCGGCGCGCAGCATCGGTCCAGTGTCGAGCCCGGCTTCCATCATCATGATCGTGACACCAGTTTGCGCGTCGCCCGCCAGGATCGATGCCTGGATCGGCGCCGCGCCGCGCCATCTGGGAAGCACGGAGGCGTGTACGTTAATGGCACCGCGTGTGGGGATGTCCAGAACCGACTGCGGCAGGATTTGACCAAACGCAGCCACGACATATAGGTCTGCCGGCCACTGGCGCAGGGTCTCGACCGCGTCCGGGCGGCGAAGTTTCTCCGGCTGAAAGACCGGGATGTTATTAGCTAGCGCAACCTCCTTGATGGGCGAGGGGAGGGGAGCAAGACTGCGCCCGGCTGGGCGGTCCGGCTGTGTCACCACGCCCGCCACGTTATAGGCAGCGATTAGCGCCCGCAGCGTCGGCACTGCGAAATCCGGTGTTCCCATAAATACGACGTCAACCATTTTCACCTCCGCAAAGTCCTTCAGTATTATATCTGGCGGTCCTTCATGGACTCAGGGTAATGTTCCGGCAGTTATGCCGTCCGCGAATACAATTAGGTGCCGGACCAACCTGCACTTGAATCGAATCGCGATTCTCTGTATCATGAGCCCTCACTGTTAACCAAATCGTCGTACGCCTCCTGCTTGGGCGTATTTTTTTGGAAGGACGTTTCCAATGAGCCAGGAAATTATCAAGGCCCTCGAATCCCCGGATCGCGGTCATCCCGCACTATTTCCGGGCGACACCGTTAAGGTGCATGTCCGCATCGTCGAAGGCGGCAAGGAACGTACCCAGGTGTTTCAGGGTATCGTGATTCGCTTACGCAAGGGCGGCAACGACGCCAACTTCACTGTGCGCCGTATTGCGTCTCATGGCGTTGGTGTAGAGCGTACCTTCCTGCTGAAGAGCCCGCGCGTCGAGAAAATCGAAGTGATGCGTGGCGCGAAGGTTCGCCGTGCCCAGCTGTACTACATGCGCGATCTGCGCGGCAAGAAGGCGCGCCTCAAGGAACGCCGCCGCGAAGGCGTCAAAGTTACCGCCGCGCCCAGCGAGAACTAAACACCAGTTCGAAAACGACGAAAGTTTCAAGGGGCATCCACGGATGCCCCTTGCTTGATTTAGAGGAGAATTGTCATGGCGTTCCGTCCGCTGATCGGCATTACGACCGGTTATCGTGCTCCAGCCAACGACAGGGAAGTCCCGACCTATACCTCATATGTGGCCGTTGCCAATAATGTTGCCAATGCCGGCGGTCTGCCTGTATTGATCCCGAATGGTGTCGATGACGAGACCCTGCGCGGCATATTCGAGCGGCTGGACGGCATCCTGCTTCCCGGCGGTGGCGATATTGACAGCAAACACTGGGGAGAAGCGCTCCACGAGACGGCCTATGGGCTCGACCCATCCCGTGACCATGTTGAAATGACGCTGGCGCGCTGGGCGGTCAGCGAAGACACCCCGGTCTTTGGCATTTGCCGCGGACATCAGGTTTTCAACGTTGCGCTCGGCGCGCCGATGATTCAGGATATCCCGAGCCAGTACACTAGCGAACTGACTCACAATAACTTTATGCCGACGCCGCGGAGTCACCTCGCGCACGTCGTCGCAATTGAGCCGAATTCGCGCCTTGCGGCTATCGTCGGACAGTCAAATGCTGTCCCGGTCAACAGCATTCACCATCAGGCGGTGCGGACGGCCGCTCCCGGCCTGAATGTCGCGGCGGTTGCGCCCGACGGCCTGATCGAAGCCACTGAATTGCCCGGAAAGCGCTTTGCCCTGACCGTTCAGTGGCATCCCGAGGACCTTTCCAGCGACGAGCGTATGTTCAATCTTTTCCGTGAATTCGTCCGTGCCGCCAAGAACGGTAATTAACCGCCATTTTCAAACAACCGTGCCAGACACCGCGCGTTGATCTCCCTTGAGCGGCGCGCGTTTTGTTTGGCCGTTCCAGAGGCCTAATACTTTCGACTCCCGCTGTGTGTAGCGTGACGGCCATAGTCATGCTACAGTATTGGTCGTGGAGGCTGGCTTCCTCAAAGGGGACGAGTCATGCGTAAGTCGTCGGTACTGTTGACCTTGCTGCTTTGGCTGATCGGCGGCACGTTGTTTGTGTCTGCGCAGTCGGGTATTCGCATCCTTGTGGTCAACGAATTTGCGAATGTGCGAATTGTCCCGGCGATTGGCGCCGAGGTGCTGGGTTCTGTTCCTGGCGGCTATGTATTTGAAAACGTGAACGCCCGCAGCGCCGATGGACAGTGGATCCGCGTCGACTTTAACGGGGATGAAGGCTGGGTAAACCTTACGCCGACCATCATCCTTGAAGGCGGCGACGTCAATCTGCTTCCGGTCGCCGATCCGCGTACTATCCCTTATGGCGGCTTTGAGTCGCCGCGGGCAGGCGCGTCAAGCGCGACAAGTGATCTCCTCGCGGAAGTTACCAATGGTGTCCGCATCCGGTCCGGCCCAAGCCAGGGCTATCCCACCATTGGCAATATGTACGCGCGTACGATTGTCCATGTGACCGGGCGCACGGCCAGCAACGGTTGGGCGCAGGTCAATTACAACGGTATCCTGGGCTGGACGCGGTCCGCCTTCCTTCGCTTTCTTGAACGTCCTATATACGAAGCACCGATCGACGGCGTGGTCGCGGACTCTCCGCCGATCATCAGCGACACCGGAAATGACTACTTCGATGTTCTGAAGCTGTTCCTTTCGCGCCTTGATCTCGCACAGCCGTCAATCGACAACATGCGCGGAAAATGGACCGACTCGGCCCTAACAGGTTTCGCCGTCTGCCGAGACTATCCCGCACGCCCGAGCGACTATATCGTCCCGCAGCCGGTCCTCGCCCAAAACTACGCGGAACTGTTCCCAGTTCAGCAGCAGTTCAACGAAATCATGGCCAATCTGCGCCAGATCATCGATCTCTATATTGAGATTTGCGACTTTCCTGGAACCAATAACCCCGTCGGCGAAGGCGCCGCTTCCAACGCTCTGGCACTGATGAACGTAATTGACACGGCCGTCGCTCGCCTGCGTACGCGGCTCAATGAACTGCTCCCCAGTGACCTTGAACCAGGCCCGGATGAGTGCCTATTGCTGTTCCGCAATCGCGCCGAGATCCTGAAACTGATCCCGATTGGCACCGTCCTCCGCCAGAAGTTCACGCCGGACGACATGGCATCAGGCTTCTGTTTCGAGGCGGCCCAGGGCCAGGTTATTCAGGTTCAGGTGCTGCGGATCAAAGGCAATGCCAACCCGATTGTCGCCATTAGCCAGCTTGACAACCCGACCAATTTCCTCGGTGTCGGACAGATTGGCTCATCCGCTTCGCTTCCGCTGGCGCTGGTGAACGCCGGCCCGCTGCCGGCAACGGCGCGCTATTTGCTGCTGCTGTACGATGACGGCTCGGCGGCTGGCGCCGAACCGCCTAACGGCGAGGTCGCGCTGGTTATCTATACTCCTGTCGGCGGTATTTCGCCGCTTCTGATCTACGACGAAGTGACCGACACCGTCTCGCTGAGCGGCGTGACCCTGCCTACGCCAACACCGACACCGTTTGGCACGCCGTTCAACACCTCCAGTGTTGGGACAGGCACTAACTCCTGTCCTTCCGTTACCTATACCTGCAGCCAGCTTTTCAGCTGCCAGGAAGCCTACGCCTGTCTGGCCGCCGGCAATCTCTCGCTTGATCCCGATGGTGATGGAATTCCTTGCACCTGCGGCCAATGAGCGAATACTCCATACGCGCGGCGATGCTCCAGGATGTTGGGGGCATCGCCGCCGTCCACGTTGAATCATGGCATACGACTTATGAAGGCCTCCTGCCGCCCGAAGTAATTGCCGAGCGGACCGTTGAACGGCGTACACGAGCCTGGGCTCACATTCTGTCAGCCGCCGATCCTGAAAGCCGAACCTTTATTGCCGAAGAATCCGGCCGCATCACCGCTTTCGCGCACTTTGGGCCTACACGTTCCCCTGAACTTCCGTTCACACATGAGCTGTTCGCTATCTATAGTCTGCAAGAAGTGCATGGCCGTGGGATTGGCACGGCGCTTGTGCGGGCCGGGGCAGGGTGGCTCGACAGCCGCGGCGCGCGCTCCATGATGCTCTGGGTGCTGGAAAGCAATACACTGGGCCGCGGTTTCTATGATCGGCTGGGTGGGCGTGTCGTTGGCCGTCGTATCGACCCAATCAGCACGGTTCTGGTCCATGAGCTCGCCTACGGCTGGGACGACCTCGCTGCCTTGTTAAAAATGCCGAATTCGCCTGCAAAATAGCCTTTTCCCGTATCTCCGCCCTTGACTTACGTTTTTCCCCGCCTATAATCCCGCCCTTGTCGGTTGAAACCGGCACTTAACAATTTCCACATCAAGCACAGAGACGCCCGGACTTGTTATCCCAAATAACCCAAGTCAAGTTTAAGACACGACGAAGGTAGGGGTTGACACGCTGAAGCGTAATTTGATAAGCTAGTGGAACAACGCGCGGTCACAAACTGCGCGTTTTGCACCTTAACAGCAGAAGAGTGAGACAGACGAGCCCTAAGAGCACGGGATGCGGAAACGCATGGACGTGCGACAAATTCATGGAGAGTTTGATCCTGGCTCAGGATGAACGCTGGCGGCGTGCCTAACACATGCAAGTCGAACGGTCTCGCAAGAGATAGTGGCGCACGGGTGAGGAACACGTAGCTTACCTGCCCTTTACACTGAGATAACCCTGCGAAAGCAGGGCTAATATCGGATAAGCTCACGGGGAAGAGATACCCAGTGAGAAAAGCTCCGGCGGTAAAGGAGGGGGCTGCGGCCCATCAGCTAGTTGGTAGGGTAACGGCCTACCAAGGCGACGACGGGTAGGGGGCCTGAGAGGGTGATCCCCACACTGGGACTGAGACACGGCCCAGACTCCTACGGGAGGCAGCAGTGAGGAATATTGCTCAATGGGCGCAAGCCTGAAGCAGCGACGCCGCGTGGACGATGAAGGTCTTCGGATCGTAAAGTCCTTTTCTGTGTGACGAGGAAGGACGGTAGCACAGGAATAAGTGTCGGCTAACTACGTGCCAGCAGCCGCGGTAACACGTAGGACGCAAGCGTTATCCGGAATTACTGGGCGTAAAGAGCGTGTAGGCGGTTCTGTAAGTCAACCGTGAAAGCTCCCGGCTAAACTGGGAGAGGTCGGATGAGACTGCAGGGCTAGAGGGTCGTAGAGGGGTGTGGAATTCCGGGTGTAGTGGTGAAATGCGTAGAGATCCGGAGGAACACCAGAGGCGAAGGCGGCACCCTGGACGACACCAGACGCTGAGACGCGACAGCACGGGGAGCGAACGGGATTAGAAACCCCGGTAGTCCGTGCCGTAAACGA
The nucleotide sequence above comes from Candidatus Flexicrinis proximus. Encoded proteins:
- a CDS encoding gamma-glutamyl-gamma-aminobutyrate hydrolase family protein yields the protein MAFRPLIGITTGYRAPANDREVPTYTSYVAVANNVANAGGLPVLIPNGVDDETLRGIFERLDGILLPGGGDIDSKHWGEALHETAYGLDPSRDHVEMTLARWAVSEDTPVFGICRGHQVFNVALGAPMIQDIPSQYTSELTHNNFMPTPRSHLAHVVAIEPNSRLAAIVGQSNAVPVNSIHHQAVRTAAPGLNVAAVAPDGLIEATELPGKRFALTVQWHPEDLSSDERMFNLFREFVRAAKNGN
- a CDS encoding SH3 domain-containing protein: MRKSSVLLTLLLWLIGGTLFVSAQSGIRILVVNEFANVRIVPAIGAEVLGSVPGGYVFENVNARSADGQWIRVDFNGDEGWVNLTPTIILEGGDVNLLPVADPRTIPYGGFESPRAGASSATSDLLAEVTNGVRIRSGPSQGYPTIGNMYARTIVHVTGRTASNGWAQVNYNGILGWTRSAFLRFLERPIYEAPIDGVVADSPPIISDTGNDYFDVLKLFLSRLDLAQPSIDNMRGKWTDSALTGFAVCRDYPARPSDYIVPQPVLAQNYAELFPVQQQFNEIMANLRQIIDLYIEICDFPGTNNPVGEGAASNALALMNVIDTAVARLRTRLNELLPSDLEPGPDECLLLFRNRAEILKLIPIGTVLRQKFTPDDMASGFCFEAAQGQVIQVQVLRIKGNANPIVAISQLDNPTNFLGVGQIGSSASLPLALVNAGPLPATARYLLLLYDDGSAAGAEPPNGEVALVIYTPVGGISPLLIYDEVTDTVSLSGVTLPTPTPTPFGTPFNTSSVGTGTNSCPSVTYTCSQLFSCQEAYACLAAGNLSLDPDGDGIPCTCGQ
- the rplS gene encoding 50S ribosomal protein L19, whose translation is MSQEIIKALESPDRGHPALFPGDTVKVHVRIVEGGKERTQVFQGIVIRLRKGGNDANFTVRRIASHGVGVERTFLLKSPRVEKIEVMRGAKVRRAQLYYMRDLRGKKARLKERRREGVKVTAAPSEN
- a CDS encoding methionyl-tRNA formyltransferase, with product MKMVDVVFMGTPDFAVPTLRALIAAYNVAGVVTQPDRPAGRSLAPLPSPIKEVALANNIPVFQPEKLRRPDAVETLRQWPADLYVVAAFGQILPQSVLDIPTRGAINVHASVLPRWRGAAPIQASILAGDAQTGVTIMMMEAGLDTGPMLRAEAIDIAPDETGASLHDRLSELGARLLIPTLDDFLAGRIHPVAQADEGVTWAPQIKKEDGRVDWAKSAVEIDRQVRAFTPWPGTFTAWGERTLKILGGRPLEGTEAPGQVIRRDGLVAIGTADGLFAPDRVQIAGKPAVEIGAFVNGHADFIGSILG
- a CDS encoding GNAT family N-acetyltransferase; this encodes MSEYSIRAAMLQDVGGIAAVHVESWHTTYEGLLPPEVIAERTVERRTRAWAHILSAADPESRTFIAEESGRITAFAHFGPTRSPELPFTHELFAIYSLQEVHGRGIGTALVRAGAGWLDSRGARSMMLWVLESNTLGRGFYDRLGGRVVGRRIDPISTVLVHELAYGWDDLAALLKMPNSPAK